A window of the Dyadobacter pollutisoli genome harbors these coding sequences:
- a CDS encoding amino acid permease, giving the protein MKDYRADDKTDLANFGYRQELKRSMGSFSSFAAGFSYISILTGLFQMFHMGYGVAGPGFFWTWPFVLVGQLMVALCFAELASRFPLSGGVYQWAKFTGNPFLGWMTGWIYLACLIVTLAAVAMALQVSLPQISSAFQVIGTSDNAESVAINGILLGSILIVTSTLINARGIKLMVLINNIGAVAELIGIVLLIILLFLNRVRSPVEAVLHMGQIKSVGGSFPDLKIFLAATALTASYVLYGFDTAGTLAEETHDPRTKAPRAILQALLAAGTAGLLVLLFALMAVPDFNMPDLGNIRGGLPGLVKSVLGETTGSLFLCCVIFAITVCTLAVHSGAVRLMYAMGRDGYLPFSKSLSAVSLKTQTPVLATLICGLGAIIVLAVTIQFPNVFALVTSIAILWANLAYWIVVALQLKNRLVPARDDSDTTARFDLGKWGVPINILALVWSTFMVVNVSWPRTETYGLEWYHQYSAWMYTAGLIVIGICIYYYKSLKDNG; this is encoded by the coding sequence ATGAAGGATTACCGAGCTGACGATAAGACCGATCTGGCCAATTTTGGCTATCGGCAGGAATTAAAACGCTCGATGGGCAGCTTTTCCAGTTTTGCTGCCGGTTTCTCTTACATTTCTATTCTTACGGGGCTTTTCCAAATGTTCCATATGGGTTACGGCGTTGCCGGTCCCGGATTTTTTTGGACCTGGCCGTTTGTGCTCGTGGGTCAGTTGATGGTGGCGCTTTGCTTTGCGGAACTGGCTTCCCGGTTTCCGTTGTCTGGTGGGGTTTATCAATGGGCGAAATTTACAGGCAATCCGTTCTTGGGATGGATGACAGGCTGGATTTATCTGGCTTGCCTCATTGTTACCCTTGCTGCCGTGGCGATGGCACTTCAAGTTAGCTTGCCGCAGATTTCAAGTGCTTTTCAGGTAATTGGAACGTCTGACAATGCAGAATCGGTTGCGATCAACGGCATTTTACTGGGATCTATTCTAATTGTTACCAGTACCCTAATTAATGCCAGAGGTATTAAGCTGATGGTGCTGATTAATAATATTGGTGCGGTTGCGGAACTGATTGGGATTGTACTTTTAATTATTCTGCTTTTTCTAAACCGGGTAAGATCTCCGGTCGAGGCGGTTCTTCACATGGGCCAAATCAAATCTGTGGGTGGCTCTTTTCCTGATTTGAAGATTTTTTTGGCAGCCACCGCATTGACAGCCTCTTATGTGCTGTACGGTTTTGATACTGCCGGAACATTGGCCGAAGAAACGCATGACCCGCGTACAAAAGCACCCCGCGCCATTTTACAGGCTCTGCTAGCGGCAGGCACTGCGGGATTACTCGTATTACTTTTTGCGCTGATGGCAGTGCCGGATTTTAATATGCCGGATCTGGGAAATATTCGCGGAGGGTTACCCGGTTTGGTCAAATCGGTCCTGGGGGAAACTACGGGAAGCCTTTTTCTTTGCTGCGTTATTTTTGCCATCACTGTGTGCACTTTGGCCGTTCATTCCGGGGCTGTCAGATTGATGTATGCTATGGGCCGTGATGGTTATCTGCCTTTCAGCAAGTCTTTATCAGCGGTTTCCTTAAAAACACAAACGCCTGTGCTGGCGACGCTCATTTGTGGTTTGGGAGCGATCATTGTGTTGGCAGTGACCATTCAATTTCCCAATGTATTCGCATTGGTAACTTCAATTGCCATACTCTGGGCCAATCTGGCCTACTGGATTGTTGTTGCTCTTCAACTTAAAAACAGATTAGTGCCTGCCCGTGATGACAGCGATACTACCGCCAGATTTGATTTGGGCAAATGGGGAGTACCAATTAATATTCTCGCACTCGTTTGGAGCACATTTATGGTGGTCAATGTGTCGTGGCCACGGACTGAAACGTATGGTTTGGAATGGTATCACCAGTATTCGGCATGGATGTACACGGCTGGTTTAATCGTGATCGGAATTTGTATTTATTACTATAAGTCATTAAAAGACAATGGATAA